The proteins below are encoded in one region of Borrelia duttonii Ly:
- a CDS encoding diphosphate--fructose-6-phosphate 1-phosphotransferase, whose amino-acid sequence MISILQKERYKYVPRLPKILTNDFQNISVVFGDKTDALGNKDELREVFENTYGLPVVNFIQGSSNVDFTKILNVGIILSGGPAPGGHNVVAGIFDAIKKSNSNSKIFGFKGGPAGLLDDKKIEITQDLIDAYKNTGGFDIVSSGRTKIETYVQYEQVLSVVLKNNLNALIIIGGDDSNTNAALLAEFFKKKHHDIQVIGVPKTIDADLRNEHIQISFGFDSATKTYSEMVGNLCRDAMSAGKYWHFIKIMGRSASHVALECALKTHPNICIISEEVLAKNKTLSEIVEDIASVVIKRSLKGYNFGVIIIPEGVIEFIPEVKSLMIELCSIFDSNEEEFKGLDVEDIRKVFISKLSEYMKKVYVSLPLFIQIELVNSVLERDPHGNFHVSRVPTEKLFMEMVSVRLEELRNLGEYSGKFSPIDHFFGYEGRSVTPSNFDSDYCYSLGYNAALLVLNGFTGYMSTIKNLNKNSTEWIAGGVPITMMMNMEERYGVLKPVIKKALVDLNGAPFNEFVKHREQWAINNLYVFPGPIQYFGASELVDEITLTLKLELET is encoded by the coding sequence ATGATTTCAATTTTGCAAAAGGAAAGATATAAGTATGTTCCAAGGTTGCCAAAAATTTTAACAAATGATTTTCAAAACATTAGTGTAGTTTTTGGTGACAAGACAGATGCTCTTGGAAATAAAGATGAGTTAAGAGAAGTTTTTGAAAATACTTATGGACTTCCGGTTGTTAATTTTATTCAAGGTTCTTCGAATGTAGATTTTACAAAAATTTTAAATGTAGGAATAATTCTTTCAGGTGGGCCTGCTCCTGGAGGACATAATGTTGTTGCTGGTATTTTTGATGCAATAAAAAAATCTAATTCAAATTCAAAAATTTTTGGTTTTAAAGGTGGTCCTGCAGGTTTGTTAGATGATAAAAAAATTGAAATTACACAAGATCTAATAGATGCTTATAAGAACACAGGTGGTTTTGATATTGTATCTTCTGGTCGCACTAAAATAGAAACCTATGTTCAATATGAGCAAGTTTTGTCAGTAGTTCTTAAAAATAATCTTAATGCTCTTATTATTATTGGTGGCGATGATTCAAATACTAATGCCGCTTTATTAGCAGAGTTTTTTAAGAAAAAACATCATGATATTCAAGTTATTGGTGTCCCTAAAACAATTGATGCTGATTTGAGGAATGAGCATATTCAAATTTCATTTGGATTTGATTCTGCTACTAAAACTTATTCTGAAATGGTAGGTAATTTATGTCGTGATGCTATGTCTGCTGGAAAATATTGGCATTTTATAAAGATAATGGGAAGAAGTGCGTCTCATGTTGCTCTTGAGTGTGCTTTAAAGACGCATCCTAATATTTGTATTATATCTGAAGAAGTTTTGGCAAAAAATAAAACTTTATCAGAAATTGTTGAAGATATAGCGTCTGTTGTTATAAAGCGTTCATTGAAAGGGTATAATTTTGGTGTTATTATAATTCCTGAAGGAGTTATTGAATTTATTCCTGAAGTTAAATCTTTGATGATTGAATTGTGTAGTATCTTTGATAGTAATGAAGAGGAATTTAAGGGATTAGATGTTGAGGATATAAGAAAAGTTTTTATCTCTAAGCTTAGTGAGTATATGAAAAAAGTTTATGTGTCTTTGCCATTATTTATTCAAATTGAACTTGTAAATTCTGTTTTAGAGAGAGATCCTCATGGTAATTTTCATGTGTCTCGAGTGCCTACTGAGAAGTTATTTATGGAAATGGTTAGTGTTAGATTAGAAGAGTTAAGAAATCTTGGTGAATATAGTGGTAAATTTTCTCCAATTGATCATTTTTTTGGTTATGAGGGTAGAAGTGTTACTCCTTCAAATTTTGATAGTGATTATTGTTATAGTTTGGGTTATAATGCTGCATTGCTTGTTTTAAATGGTTTTACAGGCTATATGTCTACTATTAAAAATTTAAATAAAAATTCTACTGAATGGATTGCAGGTGGGGTGCCTATAACAATGATGATGAATATGGAGGAGAGATATGGTGTTTTAAAACCTGTTATTAAAAAAGCTCTTGTTGATTTAAATGGAGCACCTTTTAATGAATTTGTGAAGCATCGTGAACAATGGGCAATCAATAATTTATATGTTTTTCCAGGGCCTATTCAATATTTTGGTGCATCTGAACTTGTTGATGAGATAACTTTAACATTGAAGTTAGAATTGGAAACATGA
- the queA gene encoding tRNA preQ1(34) S-adenosylmethionine ribosyltransferase-isomerase QueA, translating into METKEFYFDLPHHLIAQYPSERRGLAKLMVLDSICQKIYHTDSVNDILKYIGSNTFLVFNDSRVRKSRIYAKTDYDGNVEFLILNRLTGDTFTSLISKAKRQKVGKVYRFPQDLSAQIISKLDNEFTIKFNRYVDESYFEQYGFIPLPPYIKRDYDKEDEDRYQTIYSKYIGSSASATAGLHFSEELFSKFAQNNIEYDFITLHVGLGTFLPVRTKTIEKHKMHFESFSIRDSVACRLERAKSLGKKILAVGTTTLRALESAYDKQKGRFTRGEQKTNLFIYPGKNYKFKSVDMLFTNFHTPESTLLMLVSSFGGKDFVFNAYREAVTMNYRFFSYGDATLFLSHI; encoded by the coding sequence ATGGAGACTAAGGAATTTTATTTTGATTTACCACATCACTTAATAGCACAGTATCCAAGTGAAAGAAGAGGTTTGGCAAAATTAATGGTTTTGGATTCTATTTGTCAAAAAATTTATCATACTGATTCAGTAAATGATATTTTAAAGTATATTGGCAGCAATACTTTTTTAGTATTTAATGATTCAAGAGTAAGGAAATCGAGGATATATGCTAAGACAGATTATGATGGTAATGTTGAGTTTTTAATTTTAAATAGATTGACAGGAGATACATTTACGTCTTTAATTTCTAAGGCTAAAAGACAAAAAGTTGGTAAAGTGTATAGATTTCCTCAGGATTTGTCAGCTCAGATAATTTCAAAATTAGATAATGAATTTACGATTAAATTTAATAGATATGTGGATGAATCTTATTTTGAACAGTATGGGTTTATTCCTTTGCCCCCTTATATTAAAAGAGATTATGATAAAGAGGATGAAGATCGTTATCAGACTATTTATTCAAAATATATTGGTTCATCAGCATCAGCTACAGCGGGTTTACATTTTAGTGAAGAATTATTTTCTAAATTTGCTCAGAATAATATTGAATATGATTTTATTACACTTCATGTTGGACTTGGGACTTTTCTTCCCGTTAGGACCAAAACAATAGAAAAACATAAAATGCATTTTGAAAGTTTTTCAATAAGAGATTCTGTAGCTTGTAGGCTTGAGAGGGCTAAGTCTTTAGGTAAAAAAATTTTAGCTGTTGGGACTACTACTCTTAGGGCATTGGAATCTGCTTATGATAAACAAAAGGGGAGGTTTACTAGAGGTGAACAGAAAACCAATCTTTTTATTTATCCAGGTAAAAATTATAAATTTAAATCTGTTGATATGCTTTTTACAAATTTTCATACACCAGAATCGACACTTTTAATGTTAGTCTCTTCTTTTGGTGGTAAAGATTTCGTATTTAATGCTTATAGAGAAGCTGTTACAATGAATTACAGATTTTTTTCTTATGGTGATGCTACTTTATTTTTAAGTCATATATAG
- the ruvB gene encoding Holliday junction branch migration DNA helicase RuvB, with protein sequence MDLGFLNSEKNFLYDNNEDDLRPEFLKDFSGQSHIKDNLDIFIKASRDRNEALDHVFLSGPPGLGKTTLASIIALEMNTTIKITSAPAFEKPKDIVGILMTLNDKSVLFIDEIHRLKPAIEEMLYIAMEDYKIDCIVGQGAVARTVRMSIPKFTLIGATTKPGKVASPLYARFGIVFRFDLYNEDELSKIIKRSAFILNVKLNDKAALLLAKSSRGTPRMANKLLRRMRDFAQVGGYDLITEDVVTAGLEMLKIDHEGLDEQDRNILKNLILKFRGGPVGIETLAIAVGETADSLEDFYEPYLVLRGFIERTNRGRRATDFAYLHLNLNKNNQTIFDISR encoded by the coding sequence GTGGATTTGGGCTTTTTAAATTCTGAAAAAAATTTTCTTTATGACAATAATGAAGATGATCTTAGACCAGAATTTCTTAAAGATTTTTCAGGGCAATCTCATATTAAAGATAATTTAGATATTTTCATCAAAGCATCTAGAGACAGGAATGAGGCGCTTGATCATGTGTTTTTAAGTGGTCCTCCGGGACTTGGAAAGACTACTTTGGCTAGTATTATTGCCCTTGAAATGAATACTACGATTAAAATAACTTCAGCACCAGCTTTTGAGAAACCAAAAGATATTGTTGGAATTTTAATGACCCTTAATGATAAGAGTGTTTTATTTATTGATGAAATACATAGACTTAAACCTGCAATAGAGGAAATGCTTTATATTGCAATGGAAGATTATAAGATAGATTGTATAGTTGGCCAAGGTGCTGTTGCAAGGACTGTAAGAATGTCAATTCCTAAGTTTACTTTAATTGGGGCTACTACAAAGCCAGGAAAAGTAGCGTCACCCTTGTATGCAAGATTTGGAATTGTATTTAGATTTGATCTTTATAATGAGGATGAGCTTTCAAAAATTATAAAAAGAAGTGCTTTTATTTTAAATGTTAAATTGAATGATAAAGCTGCCTTGCTTCTTGCAAAAAGTTCAAGAGGAACTCCTCGTATGGCAAATAAACTTTTAAGGAGAATGAGAGATTTTGCTCAGGTTGGTGGTTATGATTTAATTACAGAAGATGTTGTGACTGCTGGACTTGAGATGTTGAAAATTGATCATGAGGGACTTGATGAACAAGATAGGAATATTTTGAAAAATTTGATATTAAAATTTAGAGGTGGTCCTGTTGGAATTGAAACCTTAGCAATTGCTGTTGGAGAGACAGCAGATTCTCTTGAAGATTTTTATGAACCTTATCTTGTTTTAAGGGGTTTTATTGAGAGAACTAATAGAGGACGCAGAGCTACTGATTTTGCGTATTTGCATTTAAATTTAAACAAAAATAATCAAACCATTTTTGATATTAGTAGGTAG
- the ruvA gene encoding Holliday junction branch migration protein RuvA, translating to MINKIYGKIVDKKESSIIILAFPFEFEILVSSFCKMELRLLEDVEILTYFHFRDDDVKLFGFLNISEREVFEDLIGVDGIGPKAALKILSGIKYDAFRLAIAKEDINLISKVKGIGNKIAGKIFLKLRGKLVKGDESSSYMLKFKELEQSIVNMGFDRKLVVVAFREIMLSDKFLILKEAEQEQFLFTETLKRLSV from the coding sequence ATGATTAATAAAATTTATGGTAAGATTGTAGATAAAAAAGAATCTAGTATTATTATTTTAGCTTTTCCGTTTGAATTTGAGATTTTAGTTAGTTCTTTTTGTAAAATGGAATTGAGGTTGTTAGAAGATGTTGAAATATTAACCTATTTTCATTTTAGAGATGATGATGTTAAGCTTTTTGGATTTTTAAATATATCAGAACGGGAAGTTTTTGAAGATTTAATTGGTGTTGATGGAATAGGACCAAAAGCGGCTTTGAAAATATTATCTGGAATTAAATATGATGCATTTCGGCTTGCTATTGCAAAAGAAGATATTAATCTTATTTCTAAGGTTAAAGGTATTGGAAATAAAATAGCAGGGAAAATATTTTTAAAACTTAGAGGTAAACTTGTAAAGGGTGATGAATCAAGTTCGTATATGTTGAAATTTAAAGAGCTTGAACAATCAATTGTGAATATGGGTTTTGATAGAAAATTGGTTGTAGTTGCGTTTAGAGAAATTATGCTTAGTGATAAATTTTTAATTTTAAAAGAAGCCGAACAAGAACAATTTTTATTTACAGAGACTTTAAAAAGACTTTCAGTTTAG
- a CDS encoding YebC/PmpR family DNA-binding transcriptional regulator, protein MSGHSKWSTIKRKKGTLDAKRNKIFTKLIREISIAARMGGGDIDSNPRLRLAVNKARVANMPKDNIEKAIKKGIGDNMGSEYFELTYEAYALYGVALIIKCLTDNKNRTASEVRSVLSKSGGSLGAPGSVSYMFHKKGLISYNLDKYHEDEIIELALEAGAEDIYSEGSQVEVITSADNFESVSSILRTKFEEDIAEVALVPESKVALDKEQMDKVLAIIEKLEDCDDVQEVYHNLEIVDDIC, encoded by the coding sequence ATGTCTGGTCACAGTAAATGGTCAACTATAAAGAGAAAGAAAGGTACTCTTGATGCTAAGAGAAATAAGATTTTTACTAAGTTAATTCGTGAAATAAGTATTGCCGCTAGAATGGGAGGAGGAGATATTGATTCTAATCCTCGCTTGAGACTTGCTGTTAATAAGGCTAGAGTTGCTAATATGCCTAAGGATAATATTGAAAAGGCAATAAAAAAGGGCATTGGTGATAATATGGGATCTGAATATTTTGAACTTACTTATGAAGCCTATGCTCTTTATGGTGTGGCTTTAATAATTAAATGTTTGACGGATAATAAGAATAGGACAGCAAGTGAAGTGAGAAGTGTTCTCTCAAAAAGTGGGGGTTCTCTTGGAGCTCCAGGTTCTGTTTCTTATATGTTTCATAAAAAGGGATTGATTTCTTACAATTTAGATAAATATCATGAGGATGAAATAATAGAGCTTGCATTGGAAGCAGGTGCAGAAGATATTTATAGTGAAGGTTCTCAAGTAGAAGTAATAACGAGTGCTGATAATTTTGAATCCGTTTCATCTATTTTGCGAACTAAGTTTGAAGAGGATATTGCAGAGGTTGCACTTGTTCCTGAGAGTAAAGTTGCTTTAGATAAAGAACAAATGGATAAAGTACTTGCTATTATTGAAAAATTGGAAGATTGTGATGATGTACAAGAAGTTTATCATAATTTAGAAATTGTTGATGATATTTGTTAG
- a CDS encoding bifunctional 5,10-methylenetetrahydrofolate dehydrogenase/5,10-methenyltetrahydrofolate cyclohydrolase, whose translation MSSVFDGKIFANRYYLLLKEFLIYHNLVNKISLKVILANNSPASELYVSVKERVSKEIGINFNVIRLSENSHQDDILRLIEIENTNDYTDGIIVQLPLANKIDVNMILNSILSIKDVDGLSFVNLGKLVSGDKRGFIPCTALAVLKILFDYKIEISGKTVVVIGRSLLVGRAISILLSCKPYNATVIVCHSKTVNLDFYVKQADVIISAVGKPKLIDASMIVGHPYVIDIGISRVDVNNSSVLVGDVDFEAVKDRVRFITPVIGGVGPVTVLMLMFNTIKAYLIRRKKFDLLEKLMKLVEV comes from the coding sequence GTGAGCAGTGTTTTTGATGGTAAAATTTTTGCAAATCGATATTATTTGTTGTTAAAAGAGTTCTTGATCTATCATAATTTAGTAAATAAAATTTCTCTTAAAGTAATTTTGGCAAATAATAGTCCTGCAAGTGAACTTTATGTTTCTGTTAAGGAGAGAGTATCTAAAGAAATTGGTATTAACTTTAATGTTATTAGGTTGAGTGAGAATTCGCATCAAGATGACATTTTGCGTTTAATTGAGATTGAAAATACAAATGATTATACTGATGGGATTATTGTTCAGTTGCCACTTGCTAATAAAATAGATGTGAATATGATTTTAAATAGCATATTAAGTATAAAGGATGTAGATGGACTTTCTTTTGTGAATTTGGGTAAATTAGTTTCGGGAGATAAGAGAGGGTTTATTCCTTGTACGGCTCTTGCTGTATTGAAAATTTTATTTGATTATAAAATAGAAATTTCTGGCAAAACTGTTGTTGTTATTGGTAGAAGCTTGCTTGTTGGGAGAGCCATTTCTATTTTGCTCTCTTGTAAGCCTTATAATGCAACTGTTATTGTTTGTCATAGTAAAACTGTCAATTTAGATTTTTATGTAAAACAAGCAGATGTTATTATTTCTGCTGTTGGAAAACCTAAATTAATAGATGCTAGTATGATAGTTGGACATCCTTATGTTATTGATATTGGTATTTCTAGAGTAGATGTTAATAATAGTAGTGTTCTTGTAGGTGATGTTGATTTTGAGGCAGTAAAGGATCGTGTTAGGTTCATTACTCCTGTAATAGGGGGAGTTGGGCCTGTTACAGTTCTTATGTTGATGTTTAATACAATTAAAGCCTATTTAATTAGGCGTAAGAAGTTTGATCTTTTAGAAAAATTGATGAAATTGGTGGAGGTTTGA
- a CDS encoding BB0027 family outer member beta-barrel protein — translation MKKIFLTGFILVLLLHINTKKLEAYSIDRNGNSIIEVDLSLGIPLFYNDLSNIFSSNLYPGGLGAAKYKYHILNNLSIGAELRYIFNFDINHSFNLLNPDSVIGKTLTIVPITFLTTYVFDIGELFQIPIFSNIGLTLNYYGDKSDSISNLRTFDTMPVISIGSGIFWNFNYKWALGVTTSWWAMFEFGNSAKTAHFLLISLSIIVNMNKL, via the coding sequence ATGAAAAAAATTTTTTTAACGGGGTTTATTTTAGTATTATTGTTACACATAAATACAAAAAAGCTAGAAGCATATTCAATCGACAGAAATGGGAACTCCATTATAGAAGTAGATTTAAGTCTAGGAATTCCCCTATTTTACAATGATCTATCAAACATTTTCTCTTCAAACCTATATCCCGGTGGCCTTGGAGCAGCCAAGTATAAATACCATATATTAAACAACCTGTCTATAGGAGCAGAACTTAGATATATATTTAATTTTGACATTAATCACTCATTTAATTTATTAAACCCTGACTCTGTAATAGGCAAGACACTTACCATAGTACCTATTACATTCCTAACAACTTACGTATTTGACATAGGTGAACTTTTTCAAATACCCATATTTTCAAACATAGGACTTACTTTAAATTATTATGGAGACAAAAGTGATAGTATTTCAAATTTAAGAACATTCGATACAATGCCTGTAATATCTATTGGTTCTGGGATTTTCTGGAATTTTAATTACAAATGGGCTTTAGGAGTTACAACTTCATGGTGGGCAATGTTTGAATTTGGAAATTCAGCTAAAACTGCCCATTTTTTACTAATATCACTCTCAATAATAGTAAATATGAACAAATTATAG
- the bamB gene encoding outer membrane protein assembly factor BamB: MNKKNFKKLIIIILTFLNLECSSESIFSQLSKLQKINSNNNILDSSSPTGISLINNTLYIAAMHLFKKENGNITRVNFSNSYEFVIDLVNVSGKTYLLVQNKNGQLELYSFEDNDWKLLFQKNVTPIKFLKSIGISEITAAYILAIENNGKQIILDTNGNNQTPNSATHNDKFYQISNSNKSITGRFAKIWKLNSSEITKVNTTNEIMAIIDTNIRGSQETLVFTGRNTDSTDNKFEIYSNKDNYKSPIFNRDNIGEFIAYFAREFHDIILIGSSNGFVELIKDKDTFILQPPSQSVLSGSYNGSQLSKTRLNDIIPISKEIIYILTQGKGLWKIENKKLIKE; encoded by the coding sequence ATGAATAAAAAAAACTTCAAAAAATTAATTATAATAATATTAACATTTTTAAACCTAGAATGCTCAAGTGAATCTATCTTTTCTCAACTTAGCAAATTACAAAAAATTAATAGTAACAATAACATTTTAGATAGCTCAAGTCCAACTGGTATTTCATTAATAAACAATACTCTTTATATTGCAGCCATGCATCTATTTAAAAAGGAAAACGGAAATATAACAAGAGTAAATTTTAGCAATTCTTATGAATTTGTGATCGATCTCGTCAATGTGTCAGGAAAAACATATTTGTTAGTACAAAATAAAAATGGACAATTAGAACTATATTCTTTTGAAGATAATGATTGGAAACTTTTATTCCAAAAAAATGTAACTCCAATTAAATTTCTAAAATCTATAGGTATAAGCGAAATTACCGCAGCTTATATCCTGGCAATAGAAAACAATGGCAAACAAATTATTCTAGATACAAATGGAAATAATCAAACTCCCAATTCTGCAACTCATAATGACAAGTTTTATCAAATTTCAAATAGCAATAAATCAATTACGGGAAGATTTGCTAAAATTTGGAAATTAAATAGTAGCGAAATTACAAAAGTTAATACAACAAATGAAATAATGGCAATAATAGACACAAATATTCGCGGTTCGCAAGAAACTTTAGTATTTACTGGAAGAAATACTGACTCAACAGACAATAAATTTGAAATATATTCAAATAAAGACAATTATAAATCTCCAATATTCAATCGTGATAACATAGGAGAATTTATTGCATACTTTGCAAGAGAATTCCATGACATAATACTGATTGGAAGTAGTAATGGATTTGTAGAACTTATTAAAGATAAGGATACTTTTATCTTACAACCACCCTCACAATCTGTATTGTCAGGTTCTTACAATGGCTCGCAATTAAGTAAAACCAGACTTAATGATATCATACCTATATCAAAAGAAATAATTTATATATTAACACAAGGAAAAGGACTATGGAAAATCGAAAATAAAAAGTTAATTAAAGAATAA
- a CDS encoding DUF188 domain-containing protein, with translation MLNKIFVDADSCNLEIIKFLQNFVLSRNVELILVANRKLKLKIFKNTFVKVVSDVDSFILELVDKNSMVITRDILFVKSLLDCQIKVMNDEGQIFDRNNISYLHFRAKLNVNLDIKIRKSFYKETHKIKYSNFTMNFHRLFFN, from the coding sequence TTGTTAAATAAAATTTTTGTTGATGCTGATTCTTGTAATTTGGAAATAATAAAGTTTTTGCAAAATTTTGTGTTAAGTAGAAATGTAGAACTTATTTTGGTTGCAAATAGGAAGCTAAAATTAAAGATATTCAAAAATACTTTTGTTAAAGTTGTAAGTGATGTTGATTCTTTTATTTTGGAATTAGTTGATAAAAATAGTATGGTGATTACTAGAGATATATTATTTGTTAAAAGCTTATTAGATTGTCAAATTAAAGTTATGAATGATGAGGGTCAAATTTTCGATAGAAACAATATAAGTTATTTGCACTTTAGAGCTAAATTAAATGTTAACTTAGATATTAAAATTAGAAAATCTTTTTATAAGGAAACTCATAAAATTAAATATTCAAATTTTACAATGAATTTTCATCGTTTATTCTTTAATTAA
- a CDS encoding S26 family signal peptidase, translating to MPGYLTFEQRLLRKQRRKIFFKIILLFLLSNYFVTKFVLQIFTFQGDEMFSLITKNNTLVFVSKHIRTFFIPLTLNDIVIYEDPNLRYNFIFKFLRDLFFLNNIFNIGSYKIAKIVATWGDLVYVKGFDVLVYRQVNNSYYLNGNLMIGYKLNDFFGFDEVIKCYFLKKNEFFLLNENLEVLNDSRVFGPVGQADILSFLLLKIMGYKVVK from the coding sequence ATGCCCGGTTATTTAACTTTTGAACAGAGACTTTTAAGAAAACAAAGAAGAAAAATTTTTTTTAAAATTATTTTGTTATTTTTGCTATCTAATTATTTTGTTACAAAATTTGTTTTACAAATTTTTACTTTTCAAGGTGATGAGATGTTTTCTTTGATAACAAAAAACAATACTTTAGTTTTTGTTTCAAAACATATACGTACTTTTTTTATTCCGTTAACATTAAATGATATTGTTATTTATGAAGATCCAAATTTAAGATACAATTTTATTTTTAAATTTTTGAGAGATTTATTTTTTTTAAATAATATTTTCAATATAGGTAGTTATAAGATTGCAAAAATAGTTGCTACTTGGGGAGATTTAGTATACGTTAAGGGTTTTGATGTTTTAGTATATAGACAAGTTAATAATTCTTATTATTTGAATGGTAATTTGATGATAGGTTATAAATTAAATGATTTCTTTGGTTTTGATGAAGTAATTAAATGTTATTTTTTAAAAAAAAATGAATTTTTTCTTTTAAATGAAAATTTAGAAGTACTAAATGATTCTAGGGTATTTGGTCCTGTGGGACAGGCTGATATTTTATCTTTTTTATTGCTAAAAATAATGGGTTATAAGGTTGTTAAATAA
- the lepB gene encoding signal peptidase I, producing the protein MFLEKLDNFANFLVRIVERYLTYRKQKKYFYKLRAKKRGFMLNFLLELLGASIFVLGINQYFLQAYRIPSGSMENTLQIGDLLFVDKFSYGPELLPGLCKIVGIKEPDESEIVIFENVEYKSKGLFFDILHRLLYMLTFSFVDLDKDEDGNPSVRFLVKRALFADGKLVRFRNGLVFVKREGEEEFIEEDIYKSSLGYNFTVKKNVEEVDYKVYDNLAMFIALNQLNVNLENVSDFSFFNLREIDRFEIERLEYRYLVAFMPYVDYYMEKAIMRDYGIYVPYGYVLPVGDNRDNSYDGRFFGVIDKKKILGRAFFMYFPFSRIGLI; encoded by the coding sequence ATGTTTTTAGAAAAATTGGATAATTTTGCTAACTTTTTAGTGAGAATTGTTGAGAGATATCTAACTTATAGAAAACAAAAAAAATATTTTTATAAATTGAGAGCTAAAAAACGAGGTTTTATGCTTAACTTTTTGCTTGAGCTTTTAGGTGCTTCGATTTTTGTTTTAGGAATAAATCAATATTTTTTACAGGCGTATAGAATTCCATCGGGTTCAATGGAAAATACTTTGCAGATTGGAGATTTATTGTTTGTGGATAAGTTTTCTTATGGTCCTGAACTTTTGCCGGGATTGTGTAAGATAGTTGGAATAAAGGAACCAGATGAATCAGAGATTGTGATTTTTGAAAATGTAGAATATAAATCAAAAGGGCTTTTTTTTGATATTTTGCATAGATTGCTTTATATGCTAACTTTTAGTTTTGTCGATCTTGATAAGGATGAGGATGGAAATCCTAGTGTTAGATTTCTTGTAAAAAGAGCATTATTTGCAGATGGTAAACTTGTAAGATTTAGGAATGGATTAGTGTTTGTAAAGAGGGAAGGTGAGGAAGAATTTATAGAAGAAGATATTTATAAGTCTTCATTGGGATATAATTTTACTGTTAAGAAAAATGTAGAAGAGGTGGATTATAAGGTTTATGATAATCTTGCTATGTTTATTGCGTTAAATCAATTAAATGTTAACTTAGAAAATGTATCTGATTTTTCATTTTTTAATCTTAGAGAAATTGATAGATTTGAAATTGAAAGACTTGAATATCGTTATTTAGTAGCTTTTATGCCATATGTTGATTATTACATGGAGAAGGCAATAATGAGAGATTATGGAATATATGTACCTTATGGGTATGTGTTACCTGTTGGGGATAATAGAGACAATTCTTATGATGGAAGGTTTTTTGGTGTTATAGATAAAAAGAAAATTCTTGGTAGAGCATTTTTTATGTATTTTCCTTTCTCTAGAATAGGTTTAATTTAA